The Coffea arabica cultivar ET-39 chromosome 9c, Coffea Arabica ET-39 HiFi, whole genome shotgun sequence nucleotide sequence CGCTGAAAAGTGCTTAAAATCGAAATTCAAAAGATTCATCATACGTGAGCCACTTCAAGCAGTGGGGTCTGCTTGAGAAGCTGGAGAAACTaaattgtaatagattttattttattttattttattttagagagtcttgttttaatttttgaggACCAATTTTCGATAAGGGAAAATCCTCTCCTTGAATTCCTGCTACCAAAACAGAAAGAAGGAAGTATTAGACTCGAGTAGAGCGGCTAGGGAAGGAATCAATTTTTCATCGGGCTTAGGTTTTTTTCTTTCGttctttatttctttgcctTTGAATGGGGTTAGCTGTGGCTTTGTAAGGAGGAAGAGACATAAAGGCTGCAGTTGTTGACTTTGCAAATTGCTTTTCCATTGGTATTAATGGTTGCTTCTATGGTGGAAAGTAGGTTGACCTGCCCACCGTAGGCAGAAAGAGTGCTAGAAGGACAGCTCAGCACAAGCACATCTATCCATGTTTTTGGGGCCCAGTTGAGAGTAGGTGACCGGCAAAACCTTTTTATCATCTGAAGGAGCTAAGAGCAAATACTAATATAAATTGTGTTGGGTGATTAAATAAATTAGTGAAACAATAGATGCTATACTGGAATAACAATAAGAGCCAAGTTTGTCCTTTTTGAATTTGTTATCATCAAAGGCGGAGGAAACAGAAGGTGggataaaaaattttcacattaaattaaattgttattttaaaCTAAGCAACTAATTTTTATTTACATTGTAATTGTTTTTTAACATAATTGGGTTTAACCTTTTTACTTTATCATCAATTGCATTTTTTGCTTGCTTGTTTCAATGGATTTGCTATCATTAGATAATCCTATCACAACAAAATCTTTTAATTTAGCACTTACTTTTaagtgtaaattttgatttttactaTGATTTGATTATCCGTATCACTAGatcattttaatgtttaaaaattctcaaattttGACACTAATTTATTGGTCAAATTTGTGATTTATAGTTTGTCATATCCAGTACAACTAGTTGCAGAGTTAGAATTTAAATTCATAACCATCTAGTTATTTCAATAGTTCAAACGTTCAATCTTTGAAACTTTtgtattatgtgatttatgtttaTGATTATTTTATCTACAATCTCAATTTTAGTTTCTTGGTGTATTATGTTAATTATATTTATGATTACTTCTATACAAATTTGATATCAATTTGAAAGTCACTATGTTACATATAAGATTACTTATCTAATttctaaattaaaattaaaatctacTAGGTCAATTATGTCACGATTCTAGTTTTTTGTAGCACTATGTTAATTATGTTTCTAATTATTCATCTACAATTTTGATTCCAATTAAAAAATCACTATCTATGAGGACTTAGTTAGAGGGATCGCTGTTAGTATAAACTTTTTAATACCATTTTCTaaactttcaattttatccttagggaaaaacttttaatttttgctCTAATTGTTTAATCACATTTTGCCAATATAACTATCCTAAGTATTGTAATTACCAAATTACTATAACCTTATGAACCAAAATTCTTCAATAAAATTAttgtgaaaaataaaatttttataaaattaactccttttaattatttatgtatataattacTCATCTACGTGAACTAACaattaaatttaatccttaaGATTGGAGTACACATAAATACATTTATGGGCTTTTAACTTACCAAAATTGCCTTTCAAATTTTGTCCTTCGCCAGTTTGGTTTGGGAGTTGCTCCCTTATGTATATAATTACTCATCTACGCGAACTAACaattaaatttaatccttgaGATTAGAGTACACATAAATACATTTATGGGCTTTTAACTTACCAAAATTGCCCTTCAAATTTTGTCTTTCGCCAATTTGGCCTGGGAGCTGCTCCCCAGCTGATGCCAATTATTGGATAATCCGACAaatccaattaacccatttagaattatCTTCTCCCAAGTCTCTTCTCTTCCCCCaccccttttttttcaaaattttcattttgtcatgatcttaactaattttgttttattattattattattattattattattattattgttgttgttgttgttgttgttgttgttgttgttgttggttttattttattattttattttctcttagtttgttaacttgctcattttttagcattaccaatttatgataagttttagcctcttttttatattcttattattcaattattaaataatatgtaattttgtgacataaagtataaatgaaaaaaaattgaaaattaggcttattgagcattataagtaaatatttaaaactaatgatgggtacaaagagtggtataaattgataatttagtttgcaaaaatgaatttaaatgagtttataaaaagttaaaataaatgggttataaatgggtaattgggttatccatttcattttttgatttatccatttatactcatttaattaaatgggtataaatgagttgactcacttatacccattacccattttacccaatccAAACCCACACAAGTcatccattttgacacctctagatGGAACTAGGAAATCTCGAGTGAATTAATGACTTTCTTGCATCAAAACCTGAGTTTTGTTATTAGTTATTACTGACAAGGTGTTTAACATACCAGTCCAGTTTTCAGAGTTACTATCCCGAGTTCAACATGCCATGTTGGTACCAGCTGGGTTATGGTTGTGAAATTTGTTTCTTGttaattattattacaaaaaatatatataattggaAAAGATTCAATTCTTGCATACTGAATAATAAATATTTATAGGAAAAATCGTTTAAAATGTCTTTCACATTTCGTTAAATGAAATAGtatttttcttaaagaaaaaataaaatgttggttaaattatattaaaaaagagTTAAAAAGGATAAATGCAATAAAGGAAAAATGCTTTTGAAccaataaatataattaaaaaataaaatgacaaaaattggataaattactttaaacaaaatagaaaaaaggaCCACTTTAAAATGTCTTTCGAATTCCCAAAGAGGCAAAGACATCATTTTAAAATAATTGGGGATGTTGCATTGGGTCAAAAAAATCTCACGGATGCTCGAACTAAAGACACGAAAGCAGCATCTTTATTCCTTCACGAAAACAGGCTTTATCTTAAGGAAGCGCCAAAATTAAACTACGCCCCCTTGTTCATTACCGATTCTAGCCTGACTCAGCTTTCCACCATAGAAGCAACCTTACGTATAAGATTACTTATCTAATttctaaattaaaattaaaatctacCAGGTCAATTATATCACGATTCTGATTTTTTGTAACACTATGTTAATTATGTTTCTAATTATTCATCTACAATTTTGATTCCAATTAAAAAATCACTATCTATGAGCACTTAGTTAGAGGGATCGCTGTTAGTATaaactttttaaaatcattttctaaactttcaattttatcctTAGGGAAAAACTTTAAATTTTTCCTCTAATTGCTTAATCACATTTTGCCAATATAACTACCCTAAGTATTGTAATTAGCAAATTACTATAACCTTATGAACCAAAATTCTTCAATAAATTAttgtgaaaaataaaatttttatacaaattaattccttttatttatttatgtatataattacTTATCTACGTGAACTAAcaattaaatttaatcattgaGATTAGAGTACACATAAATACATTTATGGGCTTTTAACTTACCAAGGGTAAATGCAATAAAGAAAAATCGCTTTTGAACTAATGaacagaattaaaaaaaaaaaagaatggcaaaaattggataaattactttaaaaaaatgggaaaaaaagaagaagggacAGCAAATGTGAAGATTGTGTAAATGTAGATACATTTTAGTATAATAGAATACTTAGTGAATGTAGGTGCATTGTtatctatactatatataaagtTTGAGGAAGGAATTTGGAGTTAACATTTTATGAACTTTTTTTATTCTTATAAAAACTAATTTTACTTTAACTATCTATAATTACTCATCGCTGCTTTTACTTCTAACTATTTAAGTATATGTTTTTAACATAACTACCCCTAAATATTATAACTActaatataaattattttatgaaaattatttaaaacattaaagtttgtttcaataaaaaaaatcttatttaaaatatattatcatAAATATCATCTATTTTTTGATTGCACGCACATTATGAAAAACAAAGCTGAATATGATTAATAGTCCTAGGATTAATAGTCCTATGATTAATAGTCCTTAAATCAATAGGACTAAATGCGCTTAATCAATAGTCCCAAGGATTATTGCATCtgaccaatttttccaaatctTCCCGCTAATGCCCGCAACTTGTTTCCCGCCAATCAGGCATGGGGAGCTACTCCGGAATTAATGATAATTTTTTGGTGCATACAAATATCCATAAGTTGTTGAGGGACATACATGTTATTTATCCTAAAAGTGCAATGGACATGGTGAAACTTCATCTACCAGGTTCCGGTCACTACTTTTAATAACCTTTCTTGATCCAGGCCCACAGTGCTGTGTTGTCCTAATTTCCTTTGCTCTTCCCACCGTGCATAGGCAGGTCAGCTTTCCACCATAGACGGAACCTTGATCGAATTGGGTAGAAAAGCAATTGAAAACCTTTCTCGTATGATTTTGTTTAGCAATTAGGAGAAGCGGACGAGAGCCGCCATTGTGGACCAATTGAATTTGCTCTTTCAATCTTGCTTTTGACCGAAAATTAAAAGAGAGCCTCAGACTCTCTGCATGATTTGCCCTGGACAACAACTGACAGCATTTGACGTCAGTTGCTCCTCAATCGGTTGaccaatttggaaaaaaaacagGATTGATGGCTCTTGTCAAATACATTTGCGGATGTTTACTAGTTAAAGAAGAGATGTGAAAAGTAAAGCATATGGCAAAGAAGGTGGCACGTTGCAATTTAACATGTACGGATCAAGAAGGGAATATTTCTACAAAAGCAAGTGCTGATCTATAATCGGGGTTTGGAAATATTGCGTACTGCAGAAGCTAAAAATGTGTTGAGATGTCATGAAATTAACATAAATATAAAGGGGCTAAGAATAAAATATTTGTGAGGAAGCGTAAGCAGTACTAATTACTAAACAAAGCCATCCTGGGGCCACGGATTATGagcattacatcaacaaaatactatctATTTgtgggcattttactctgaatcattacatttctgtaaaatatataaatattttggaTAGCACGGATATTCACACTAGCTGTCCTTGTACTAagttttatgggcattttactctgaatcattacaTTTTGGATACTACTTTGATTAGAATTTAGTTTAAAGACATTCACTGGAGTTTGGACGCACCAGAGAGCACCGATTAATGTATGTTCAAGcgtaaattgaaataaatatgcaacttaaattttttaaaaataaattactactgCATATCCGAAATTTACCTTTTGAAGAGTAGGTTTAGTTCATActatttttcatagtattttaaaatatataagtacaaaaaattttaaattatacctataatcatgtattatacgagtatattatgagtacttactaactaaagTATTAAGCTTTAATCATTGATAAAACATCTtatcgttatttcaaataaacttcctaatactagtttgagataagttttaaagtaaaatagtacatgCGTCCCATAAATCAATAAATCTTGATTATTAATCAAATTTGCCATGTTATCAGTaataattactatttatgtataaaaacttactattacttgaattaaacttactaaggTATATTATGAGTgcttactaactaaggtactaagttttaatcattaataaaaacatcttatcattatttcaaataaacttcctaatactacTTTGAGATAAGGTTTTAATGTAAAAATTGTACATGCATTccaaaaaatggtaaattttgaTCCTTAAAATTGTACATGCATTGCCATGTTAttagtaagaattactatttatgtataaaaacttactattatttgaactaaacttactcttttaaaagtaagtttgggatatCAAGTAGTAatctatttatttaaaaattaagtttaatatttattccaatttaccttttgaggtataaaagttactaatctaTTACacttaacttactattttagatagGAAACTTACTTCCATaattttaggtgttattttATTTAGGTGAATAGGTCTaacaataaatcaaatgatCGCTAAAAGTGCAACAACAtgttatatcaggtaaaaactatttcgctatcATAACTATCGTTTAGTATCTATATCAtgttatatcaggtaaaaactatttcgctatcATAACTATCGTTtagtatctatatctatatgtattgctgAGGGGGTTTTGGATAAGGAGCTTCCAAAATTATCAAAAGTCTGAATGCTATTTTAatagaattttacatttttataattaaaaaatatttatctcttaactaatCATGTAACCGGCCctacaaatcctataatcatacttatattttttccaCATTTCCCTCATGTTTTTTCCACTACCCCATAAAATTCAAACTCCTAAACTTTAACTAACGGATAATAACCACTCCTGTAAAATGATATCTGCAAATTCCAATTCACATCTCATATTTATTACTGACACTTATCATATCTCTTAGAGTAATAACTAACCGTTAATTTAAGAAATTCGCAACTACGAAAGtcaaatatccaaaatttaggagcatgtttaaattacaattttcaCAATTTAACGTATCTTATTGTCATATTACTCTCACAATCATTCACAAATTATAAAGGcattaaaagtaaataatttttttaataaaaattaattcaaagatagttaattcacacacacacatatatacatatatatattctcataatgcatatatatatatataagattatcaaatcgaatgcataatattggtaagtatttcattttaaaataaaaaaacatgcaactacatttatttctatccatatatcattcattttctaatataaattattattattattattttaagatcCATCTTTTGCAAAAACACAATTCTTGAATGATTTACAGTTTTTTTCATACTTTGAACTATTGTTAGAcaaatcttaaattttaattatgttggtataattttttaaaattttttcaaattaaaatggtataatcttttgatttattttaataatgtaaGCACCGTGTGTAGTACGGATATTCATACTAGCTGTCCTTGTACGACCGAGCCTGAGAGTTTGAGCATGTTTTGGTTGAGTgttataattcaaaatttggggTTTGCAGGGAATAGCTTATATCCATTGtaatcaaaactcaaacaaatgTGGAGATAAACCTGATTGTCACAACAAACTATACAAATGTGGGGATAAATCTTACTTAGTgagtactcataatatacctgtataataaatgattataggtataatttaatattttttgtatttatatattttaaaatactctGAAAAGTAACCttgtaaaatatataataaaattttgtcttatcataagtttgtatttattttcaatttttgaaaagtttgaaagtttggataacaataacaacaaatcttcctagttaCACGTAGAATATCACTTGTTTCtatatcacaatttttataatttaacacctatgaatataataaaataaaattattattttataatacgataaaattttattattttctaaggtcatgtgaaaggtcaaaatatttttcacagaatattttaaaatatataagtacaaaagaatattaaattatacatataatCATGCATTATACAAGTATGTTacgagtacttactaactaatgtactaagttttaatcatttataaaatattttattattatttcaaataagctTTCTAGTATTAATTTGGTATAAGCCATAAAGAATTGAGTGATTTGAGTCAGTTGCTTCTGTGTTAATTTTGACTGTGGTTAACAAACTCAATGATTTAGTCCGTCTACCTTAGGTTAGTGGGAAAATGGGTCACAGTTGGCTGGAATAAAATTGTAATAAAcccgttttccaataaaaaatcAATTCTTTAtcactttcctccattataagaacaaagtaccccttttcctaaaaaacaattatttatcggataaaataaaaataaacccgtttttcaataaaattctAACTCTTTATACatttcctctattataagaactGTGCACCCATTttgccataaacaaatttatttatcgaataaaaaaatttatttatcgaaaaaataaaaataagcccGTTTCTCAATAAAACatcagctctttatgactttcttCCCTTATAAGAAAAGAGTATTCATTTTGTCATAAACAAAtttgtttatcaaataaaataaaaataaactcttttttcaataaaaaaactagttttttatgactttcctccattataagtatatagtacccatttttctaaaaaaatattatttatcgaataaaataaaaatgaacccattttttcaataaaacaccaactctttatagttttcctctattataagaacaaagtaccaattttttcataaataaatttatttattggatgaaaaaataaatatattttttaataaaacaccaattctttatagttttcctccgttcactacaacaaaaaaaGGGTATTAGCGGCAATAACTTTAGCAAAAAGTAGAAAGGTTGACGCTATTAAGAGGCTTATAGCAAGGAAAAGGACAATACTTCATCAAAAATTGGAGCCATCATATACTCTGCGAGGGTAAGGACTTTTTTCGGTTAAAATTCTCGCCAAAAGAAGTGCGGGAAAGCTTCCCTCCAAACACTGATTCTAGTGGGCCAAAGttgctatctgtttggaacttgagttttttgggaatttgtctaaaattttactatagtgcactgtagaagtttttgaaaaaattttgtagaaatttttgtaaggtgaaaaattttttatagaagtttttgtaatgtgaaaaattttgtagaagtttctgtaaggtgaaaaaaaaaaattttcccttttctttttttctttctttttctctttttctttctttttctctttctttctttcctttttcttttctttcctctcttcttcttcttcttcttctttcttccccctcccccttccccgTTACCTCTACCTCCCACCTCCAACAccacctctctctctttttttttttctcctctccCTCCCTCCCCCGCCTCCCCCTTTCTCCcctctcccccgccacccccttcCCACTCCCTTCCCCGTTCCTCCCTCCCTCTGCCCGCGACCTCCCTTGGGCCGCCACCCCCcactccctcccccgccacccctttATGCTCACCATCCCTTTCCTCCCCTCTCCCGCACCACCCCCTCTACCCCTTCCCCCTTTGGCCTGCcaccccctctgccccttccccctctccCCCGCCACCCTCTCTGCCCCTCCCTTTCCCCTGTTCCCCTTTCCGCTTCTTACCTTTCTTctgcccctttctttttttcacattttcccTCTCCCTTTCCTCCCGTCTCCTCTCCTTGCTCTTGCTGGCAGATGAAGCagtgaaatgaaatttttttttttgggcaattttcctTCTCCCCCCTTTTCCCCTTCCCCCGCCACCCTCACCCTCCCCCGTGCGATCTGGTCTCACGACCAGATCGGCCAGAGGGGAAAGGGAAGGGTGGTGAGGGAGGAGTGGGGTAGAcacagagagaaaaaaaaaagacagagggGAAGAATATGaggagaaggaaaaaggaaaaaaaaaaagaccggcACCAGAGGAGGTGATCGGCGTCGGAACCGAcggtggaggtggtggccggcgacggaggtggtggtgggttggggtgggggaggaagaagaagaaaaggggaaaggaattttttttttgtgttttggatattttaagtgtgtaAGTAAAaacctttgagaaattttttagggttcctgtagcaaaagttgttaaaaaactagtaggtaaaaaacttgTCCAAAAACCTGGCTTCCAAACAGTTGGTGAGAAATCATGGgtgtttttttgtgaaaatttcaaaattttgctcaTTTCCAATTTTTAGCAGAGCCGcgcattgaaaattttttaaccaCTCCCGGCACAGCACTTGTCAAGCGTAGCACCACATGAATTCCAAGTCTTCCATACTTGCAAGGTTACTTTCCCAAATATTGTTCTCAGATCAGAGCCCTCGAAAGTTCAATCGCAACCTCCCCTACACCTTTctccttttatctctctttccctctctatCAATTTTCAGTTTCCCGTAGACATATGGTTCCTCTCTTCCTCTCTAGCATCCAGATCTGAATTTATACAATCATTGACACACTTTAAAGACCCTTCCGATGTAATGGCAAACTTCAAGGAAAAGCGATGGTGCAGGTTTTTTAAGCAGATATGTTATTTTCATCTCTGTTTTGTCAATTgcttgtttcttgcatttttggtcaatttaacAATCGCAAGATAAACTTTTTAAAATTGTAGGCTTCTACCTCAGTGGATTAGAGTGAATGGGCATCTCAGTTGGAGTAGAGAAGGGGGTCTTACTGGAAGGCAAAATGAAAACGGCCCGTCAAAATTTTAGATCTAAGATTTCAGGTAGTCTCCAACATATTTTCATACTAGAATTCTTCCTTCCACgatttgatttttttccctGCTTTGTTGTATTGTTCAATCTCCTCTCTTTACCACTCTCGTTTTCATTCCTCCGTACCTCTCGTTGCCCAGCCCTAATTGTCCCCTTTTGTTGTCCCAAACCCTCTTTTGTTGTCCTAAACCCCCTAATTCCCTTACGCTGCAATGAAGAATGAATTAAATTCTAGCACCTAGAATTAATATTTGCTATTTAGCTTTTAAGTTGCTATACTGAGTGATATTGGCTTGTGCTTCAGAGAACGACAAAGGCAATTTTGATGAAATTCTAGCGGGGCGCCTTGATTTCCAAAACTCTCCCTGGCCTTCAATATCGTCTGGTGCAAAGGATCTTGTTAGGAAAATGTTAACAATGGATCCTCGGAAAAGGATCACCGCTGCCGAAGCCCTTGGTAaatagtaaaaacttttgaccttcaatattattattttctgtcCTTCTCAAGTCATTTGGCTCTGTTTACCTGTTGCTGTAAAGAAACTATTATATATTGTACAGAGAGTAAATAGCGTATGGAGTATAACACTTCATGTAGTGGCAGTAGTTAACACTGTTTGTATTGCGCTTCTTGGAAAGAAAATAGTATATAATGTTTACATCCTCCAAAGAATTGCATACCTATAATTCAGATCATCATCTAGATTTGGCTAAACATATATGAACCAGAACATCAATGGCTCAAGGAAGGTGGTGAAGCATCAGATACGCCTATTGACAGTGTTGTGCAAATAAGGATGAAGCAATTTAGAGCAATGAACAAGAAAAGCTGGCTTTAAAGGTAATGAATCGATATGTAAATTTCTTTGGACAGCGCGGTTTCCATAATGAACTAGTGAATACATTTGACAGTCATTCGTAAGAGTACTTTCCCTTCTACAGTTGCTTTATGATTCCTCTTTCTAGAGTTATTGATAGCTGAAACATGAAATTACTGGAAGGTTATTGCAGAAAACCTTTCAGAAGAAGAAATCAAGGGGTTGAGACAAATGTTCAACAACATGGACATGGATAGAAGTGGTACCATTACTTATGAAGAGCTCAAAACTGGGTTATCTAGGTTGGGATCCAAGCTtttagaagaagaaatacaagaaTTGATGGAAGCTGTAAGCAACCCGCGACTATGGAGGAGGTTCCTTGTGTTAACTCACACATAGGGAACCAAAGGCTAATTTTCCATTTACTAAAATAATAGATGAATGTTGACTTGAACTCTAAGTGAGTGAATCTTTTAAAGCAATTAAAACATAACGTCTTTGATATATGTAGGCTAATGCAAGTTTAATTTATCTAACTACCAATGtaaatttctgtttaataatttttttttccattggaCTCTGTAGGTTGATGGTGGATTGTAGTAAACCTGGCTATGAAGCTCTTACAAGCTACTTCGACTATGGACTTCGCCAATTAACGCAAACATGATACTCATTGTATATCGGCACAGGGTCTATCTTAGCATTTGTTATCCCTGACAATTTTGGTTGTAAATATTAAAGCCTAATTAGGATTTGATTTGAGTATCTTTGTGCTTTGTACTGTTGATAGTATTGGTTGCAATATATTGTTGCTcattttgtatttgtaatgACAAATTGGTTTGTTATTTCATATAAAATTTTTGCTATATCTCAATATTGACATTAATGGTACCTCTTGCTaaaaaaatggttgaaaaaaaaagtagcaaCTACAGTCACAAAGCTGCTTTTGGCAACTTTCTTGCAAAAAAATCATCTAGCTGCATTTGATCGTCTTTGGTAAGGGGTCGATGGTTTCTAATTAAAGAAGTTACTTGTTTAAGACAAAATGGGCACTCTtttcttataatggagaaaagtcataaagagttgatgttttattaaaaaatgagtttattttattttatacgataaacaaatttctttttgccttcaaaatgagtactctgttcttataatggaggaaagccataaagagctggtgatttattgaaaaagtgggtttatttttattttatctgataaataaatttgtttatgaaaaaatgggtactctgtttcTAAAATGGAGGAAAGTTCTAAAGAGCCGATCTTTTACTAAAaaatgggtttatttttattttatttgataaataaatttgtttataaaaaataggtactctgttcttataatggaggaaagtcataaagggCTGgtcttttattgaaaaataga carries:
- the LOC140014006 gene encoding calcium-dependent protein kinase-like, which produces MGISVGVEKGVLLEGKMKTARQNFRSKISENDKGNFDEILAGRLDFQNSPWPSISSGAKDLVRKMLTMDPRKRITAAEALEHQWLKEGGEASDTPIDSVVQIRMKQFRAMNKKSWL